Proteins from a single region of Hydra vulgaris chromosome 12, alternate assembly HydraT2T_AEP:
- the LOC101236578 gene encoding probable myosin light chain kinase DDB_G0279831 isoform X2, which produces MALIQSAILTREGKKWKQRWAVLKKVSPKVGHESYCYLLLYKDASHAQAGKEKLSLPLIDFCGMNSDQHYDKIENVLIIITLTQTMFLSFSQKTVFKQWINLLLAHFGESVTFDISIPDKQCLKSGHATIRLYSTFFSIITNKHYKCISRWFSNDILRYSALDKSHFFFEIATKSKSQIVNLLVPNNAYEIAKAFDINTNQNGGDDTEMVRSDDFRGSGFLDDLQRAKRNVSDQNFFQRVILRASNHMKRKKKNKKQNTTAKYFSSINDESKFRSLDRHKNNHIILDPESMNEVIQLSRCQTHPLSPAPPPLPQKSLHIDSMSSSLNDHHTKDILHIDFEEKKQCLKSTLSNTGDIVIKKKSSSQNEVEKLDLNEDSNKEIDSNDCQTDKSDTFSSLQYKSAERTTGYKPTSRASLGKIRKTSIKQNESEQMPTPPPRSPISLGQSVFNFSNENLDKVENNLNNLETVTDVLDSNLVKSNDCTVLNQNNISSFKDKKTCLSENEPVYGNVDVLNFSDDNVFFVNNDKTISRRKNISAKHLSDPTSVETWKMATGDIPIVDYVNIKGRKGNSLNDSLDFDRNNRNTNINRKHHSDEDSDSYVNVSSDQVHNSKLVKALHLKNYKNEFEKYDDEDPSIYHAVRALKDERLSHSSDTVTYGDGSYENVNNVTRTKQTSDYLNLMSPKPKIQNVNRLNYIMVSGKDPYRGNYKTSPVSPLHSTSKPQTEMYERSEYTRIDENMTGALNRSMLEHQQQRDKNRAPSKLSK; this is translated from the exons tggAAGCAACGATGGGctgtgttaaaaaaagtttctccaAAAGTTGGTCATG AATCATATTGCTACTTGCTTCTTTATAAAGATGCATCTCATGCTCAAGCTGGAAAAGAGAAGCTTAGTTTACCCCTAATTGATTTCTGTGGAATGAATTCAGACCAACATTATgacaaaatagaaaatgttttgattATCATAACGCTTAcacaaacaatgtttttatcttttagtcaaaaaactgttttcaagCAATGGATAAACTTGCTCTTGGCACACTTTGGAGAAT ctgtgACTTTCGATATTTCTATTCCTGATAAGCAATGTTTAAAATCTGGTCATGCTACAATTCGTTTGTATTCTACCttcttttcaataataactaACAAACACTACAAATGCATTAGTCGCTGGTTTTCAAACGATATTTTGCGTTATTCTGCATTAGAcaaatctcattttttttttgaaattgctaCCAAGTCTAAAAGTCAAATTGTAAATCTTTTGGTTCCTAACAATGCTTATGAAAttgcaaaagcatttgatattAATACCAATCAAAATGGTGGTGATGACACTG AAATGGTGCGTAGCGATGATTTTCGTGGTTCAGGATTTTTAGATGATTTACAACGAGCTAAGCGTAATGTTAGtgaccaaaatttttttcaacgtGTTATTCTACGTGCGAGTAATCATAtgaaacgtaaaaaaaaaaataaaaagcaaaacactacagcaaaatattttagttcAATTAACGATGAGTCTAAGTTTCGCAGTTTAGATAgacataaaaataatcatattatTTTGGATCCAGAAAGCATGAATGAAGTTATTCAATTATCACGGTGTCAAACTCATCCTTTATCACCGGCCCCTCCACCCTTACCTCAGAAGAGTTTGCACATTGATTCAATGAGTAGTTCACTTAACGATCAtcatacaaaagatattttacacattgattttgaagaaaaaaaacaatgtttaaaaagtactttatcCAATACTGGGGATAttgttattaagaaaaaaagttcttcacaaaatgaagttgaaaaacttgatttaaacgaagattcaaataaagaaattgattCAAATGATTGCCAAACTGATAAAAGTGATACATTTAGCTCTCTTCAATACAAATCTGCAGAACGCACAACAGGATATAAGCCAACATCAAGAGCTTCACTTGGAAAAATTAGAAAGACAAGTATAAAGCAAAATGAATCAGAACAAATGCCAACACCTCCTCCTCGATCTCCAATTAGTCTTGGACAAtcggtttttaatttttctaatgagAATCttgataaagttgaaaataacttaaataatttagaaacaGTTACAGATGTCTTAGATAGTAATTTAGTCAAATCAAATGACTGCACTGTCTTAaaccaaaataatatttcttcatttaaagataaaaaaacttgtttatctGAAAATGAACCTGTTTATGGTAATGTTgacgttttaaattttagtgatgataatgtattttttgtaaataatgataaaactatatcacgcagaaaaaatatttcagcaaAACATTTATCAGACCCAACTAGTGTTGAAACATGGAAAATGGCAACCGGGGACATTCCTATTGTAGACTATGTTAATATAAAAGGACGAAAAGgaaacagtttaaatgattcatTGGATTTTGATAGAAACAATAGAAATACTAACATAAATCGCAAGCACCACAGTGATGAGGATAGTGACTCATATGTGAATGTGAGTTCAGATCAAGTTCATAATTCAAAATTAGTGAAAgctttgcatttaaaaaactataaaaacgaATTTGAAAAGTATGATGATGAAGATCCTAGCATATATCATGCTGTAAGGGCTCTAAAAGATGAGCGCTTAAGTCATAGTTCTGATACTGTGACATATGGGGATGGATCCTAcgaaaatgttaataatgtGACACGAACTAAACAAACCAGTGACTATCTGAATCTCATGTCTCCAAAAcctaaaattcaaaatgttaatCGCTTAAACTACATTATGGTAAGTGGTAAAGATCCATATCGCGGGAATTATAAAACAAGTCCTGTATCACCTTTACATAGTACATCAAAGCCTCAAACTGAAATGTATGAAAGAAGTGAATACACACGCATTGATGAGAACATGACTGGAGCATTAAATCGGTCAATGTTAGAACACCAACAACAGCGTGATAAAAACAGAGCCCCTTCTAAGTTatctaagtaa